Proteins encoded within one genomic window of Haladaptatus sp. QDMS2:
- a CDS encoding inorganic phosphate transporter — MFSALLIVGLLVAAFVGFNIGGSSTGVAFGPAVGSRVVSKLAAAGLMTGFALLGGWTVGRNVVETMGGQIVPQDYFTLAASVAILFFIGLALLISNLFGVPASTSMTAVGAIAGLGVATGSIDWAVMGRIVSWWLVSPILAFWVCAVIGRYLYPYLDHWFALDRSDGAFIELDRSGTFPWPRLGENVSRRNLIGGLLVIAIGCYMAFSAGASNVANAIAPLYGNGAITMNQGILLAGAAIGLGAFTIARRTLDTVGNDLTDLPILAALIVEVVSASLITGLSYLGIPASLAVSATMCIIGLGWGRATRTVTISKVASAAVRGTSKTPTAEDGGVSVNALAARRERRSVPRIGEEQPGEISASELFDPQATGKVMMLWLLTPTLAGVASYLLFRFAPFV, encoded by the coding sequence GTGTTCAGCGCGCTGCTCATCGTCGGCTTGCTCGTCGCCGCCTTCGTCGGATTCAACATCGGGGGCTCCTCTACGGGCGTGGCCTTCGGCCCGGCCGTCGGCAGCCGCGTCGTCTCGAAACTCGCCGCCGCCGGGCTGATGACGGGCTTTGCCCTGCTCGGGGGCTGGACCGTCGGGCGCAACGTCGTGGAGACGATGGGCGGGCAAATCGTCCCCCAGGACTACTTCACCCTCGCTGCGAGCGTCGCCATCTTGTTCTTCATCGGCCTCGCGCTCCTCATCTCGAACCTCTTTGGCGTGCCCGCTTCCACCTCGATGACCGCCGTCGGAGCTATCGCCGGCCTCGGCGTCGCCACCGGAAGCATCGACTGGGCGGTGATGGGCCGCATCGTGAGTTGGTGGCTCGTCTCCCCCATCCTCGCTTTCTGGGTGTGTGCGGTCATCGGCCGCTACCTCTACCCGTATCTCGACCACTGGTTCGCCTTAGACCGCAGTGACGGGGCGTTCATCGAACTCGACCGCTCCGGTACGTTCCCCTGGCCCCGCCTCGGCGAGAACGTGAGCAGGCGAAATCTCATCGGCGGTCTGCTCGTCATCGCCATCGGCTGTTACATGGCCTTCTCTGCGGGCGCGTCGAACGTCGCGAACGCCATCGCGCCGCTGTACGGCAATGGCGCTATCACGATGAATCAGGGCATCCTGCTCGCGGGCGCGGCCATCGGTCTCGGTGCGTTCACCATCGCCCGGCGCACCCTCGACACGGTCGGCAACGACCTCACGGACCTCCCGATTCTCGCCGCGCTCATCGTCGAAGTCGTGAGCGCGAGTCTCATCACCGGCCTCTCGTATCTCGGCATTCCGGCCAGTCTGGCCGTGAGCGCGACGATGTGCATCATCGGCCTCGGCTGGGGGCGAGCGACCCGGACGGTGACGATTTCGAAGGTGGCGAGTGCGGCGGTTCGCGGCACGTCGAAGACGCCTACCGCCGAGGACGGCGGCGTCTCGGTGAACGCCCTCGCGGCGCGTCGTGAACGCCGTTCGGTTCCACGAATCGGAGAGGAACAACCCGGCGAAATCTCCGCGAGCGAGCTGTTCGACCCCCAGGCGACGGGGAAGGTGATGATGCTCTGGCTGTTGACGCCGACGCTCGCTGGCGTCGCCTCTTACCTGCTGTTCCGGTTCGCGCCGTTCGTCTGA
- the hisA gene encoding 1-(5-phosphoribosyl)-5-[(5-phosphoribosylamino)methylideneamino]imidazole-4-carboxamide isomerase, with protein MSAFPEFRVIPAVDMQDGQVVQLVGGERGTEKTYGDPVEAAQKWIAAGATTLHLVDLDGAFEGERQNANAVEAILDAVDVDVQLGGGIRTAEDAFDLLSRGVNRVILGTAAIENPEIVEEISERYPGSVMVSLDAKGGEVVVSGWTEGTGLDPAEAAKRYEELGAGAILFTDVDVEGRLEGVQTEPVKRLAEAVEIPIVASGGVATIEDVVALRDGGADAVVVGSALYEGRFSLEEAQAALD; from the coding sequence ATGAGCGCATTTCCCGAGTTTCGGGTGATTCCGGCGGTCGATATGCAAGACGGGCAAGTCGTCCAACTCGTCGGCGGCGAGCGCGGCACCGAAAAGACCTATGGCGACCCGGTAGAGGCAGCCCAGAAGTGGATTGCGGCGGGCGCGACGACGCTCCACCTCGTGGACTTAGACGGCGCGTTCGAGGGCGAACGGCAGAACGCGAACGCCGTGGAAGCCATCCTCGACGCCGTGGACGTGGACGTGCAACTGGGCGGCGGGATTCGCACCGCAGAAGACGCCTTCGACCTGCTCTCGCGGGGCGTCAATCGGGTGATTCTCGGGACGGCGGCCATCGAGAACCCGGAGATTGTCGAGGAGATTAGCGAACGCTATCCGGGCAGCGTGATGGTCTCGCTCGACGCGAAAGGCGGCGAAGTCGTGGTGTCGGGATGGACCGAGGGCACGGGCCTCGACCCCGCGGAGGCGGCCAAACGCTACGAGGAGTTGGGTGCTGGCGCGATTCTCTTTACTGACGTGGACGTAGAAGGGCGGCTTGAGGGCGTGCAGACAGAGCCGGTGAAACGGCTTGCGGAAGCAGTCGAGATTCCGATTGTGGCGAGTGGGGGCGTGGCGACCATCGAGGACGTCGTGGCCCTGCGCGATGGGGGTGCTGACGCCGTCGTGGTCGGGAGTGCGCTGTACGAGGGGCGATTCTCGCTCGAAGAAGCGCAGGCGGCCCTCGACTAA
- the hisB gene encoding imidazoleglycerol-phosphate dehydratase HisB: MSERSAAVTRETAETDIEVILDVDGEGESVVDTGIGFFDHMLDAFATHGLFDLTVRCDGDVEIDDHHTVEDVAITLGEAFTEALGDKRGIVRYADRKVPLDEAVASVVVDISGRPYFEFEGDFSQDHIGDFTSHMAEHFAMSLAMNAGLTLHASVKGDNAHHEVEALFKCLARSLDDATRIDERRTDTPSTKGAL; the protein is encoded by the coding sequence ATGAGTGAGCGCTCGGCGGCCGTGACCCGCGAGACGGCCGAGACGGACATCGAAGTCATCCTCGACGTAGACGGCGAGGGCGAGTCCGTCGTGGACACGGGCATCGGCTTTTTCGACCACATGCTCGACGCATTCGCCACCCACGGCCTGTTCGACCTGACGGTGCGCTGTGACGGGGACGTAGAAATCGACGACCACCACACGGTCGAGGACGTGGCCATCACCCTCGGAGAGGCCTTCACGGAGGCACTCGGGGACAAGCGCGGAATCGTCCGCTACGCCGACCGCAAAGTGCCACTGGACGAGGCCGTCGCCTCGGTCGTCGTGGACATCTCCGGACGCCCGTACTTCGAGTTCGAGGGCGACTTCTCGCAGGACCACATCGGTGACTTCACGAGTCACATGGCAGAGCACTTTGCCATGTCGCTCGCGATGAACGCCGGCCTCACGCTCCACGCGAGCGTCAAGGGCGACAACGCCCACCACGAAGTGGAGGCGCTGTTCAAGTGTCTCGCCCGGAGTCTCGACGACGCCACCCGAATCGACGAGCGCCGGACGGACACCCCGAGCACGAAGGGAGCGCTCTGA
- the fer gene encoding ferredoxin Fer: MPTVEYLNYEVLDDQGWDIDDDDLFENAADAGLDAEDYGTLDVNEGEYVLEAAEAQGYDWPFSCRAGACANCAAIIMEGEIEMDMQQILSDEEVEEKGVRLTCIGSPAADDIKIVYNAKHLDYLQNRVI, from the coding sequence ATGCCCACGGTAGAATACCTCAATTACGAAGTACTGGACGACCAGGGCTGGGACATTGACGACGACGATCTCTTCGAGAACGCCGCAGACGCCGGTCTCGACGCAGAGGACTACGGCACCCTCGACGTAAACGAAGGCGAGTACGTCCTCGAGGCTGCTGAGGCCCAGGGCTACGACTGGCCATTCTCGTGCCGCGCTGGTGCCTGTGCAAACTGCGCAGCAATCATCATGGAAGGCGAAATCGAGATGGACATGCAGCAGATTCTCTCCGACGAAGAAGTCGAAGAGAAAGGCGTCCGCCTGACCTGCATCGGCAGCCCAGCTGCTGACGACATCAAAATCGTCTACAACGCAAAGCACCTCGACTACCTGCAGAACCGCGTCATTTAA
- a CDS encoding ACT domain-containing protein: MFDEIMQKFEGSPSQQAVIRLLLERGFSVNEQGRVVSGGIEIPNTGIAREIDVDRRVVDATTDAILADEELKRIFQNISAIPSLRDLAPVLDLTVLTVEVADADEPGIVAKVTGLLADNGISIRQTISEDPEFTDEPRLYIIMDDELPGDLINEIRRLPFVRKIELE; this comes from the coding sequence ATGTTCGACGAAATCATGCAGAAGTTCGAGGGAAGCCCGAGCCAGCAGGCCGTCATCCGCCTCCTGCTCGAACGCGGCTTTTCGGTGAACGAACAGGGACGCGTGGTGTCGGGCGGCATCGAGATTCCGAATACGGGCATCGCCCGCGAAATCGACGTGGACCGGCGTGTCGTGGACGCGACGACGGACGCGATTCTCGCGGACGAGGAGTTAAAGCGCATCTTCCAGAACATCTCGGCGATTCCGAGTCTGCGCGACCTCGCGCCGGTGCTCGATTTGACCGTGCTGACCGTCGAAGTCGCTGACGCTGACGAACCGGGCATCGTCGCGAAGGTCACGGGCCTCCTCGCGGACAACGGCATCTCGATTCGCCAGACCATCAGCGAGGACCCCGAGTTCACCGACGAACCGCGCCTCTACATCATCATGGACGACGAGTTACCGGGGGACTTGATAAACGAGATTCGGCGCCTGCCGTTCGTCCGAAAAATCGAACTGGAATAG
- a CDS encoding VOC family protein — MIERLAFVTVYVEDQDDALDFYTNTLGFVPREDVEVAPGVRWVTVTPWAQQEVAIALEQPNDNFHGPETAARMRQQIGNGTPWAYTVHDCRGTVERLAKGNVTIRQRPVERRFGLEAVIEDLYGNPLLLVEPDEPID; from the coding sequence ATGATAGAACGGCTCGCGTTCGTCACGGTCTACGTCGAAGACCAGGACGACGCGCTCGACTTCTACACTAACACGCTCGGGTTCGTCCCGCGCGAGGACGTGGAAGTCGCACCGGGCGTCCGCTGGGTGACGGTCACACCATGGGCACAGCAGGAGGTCGCAATCGCACTCGAACAACCGAACGACAACTTTCACGGGCCGGAGACGGCCGCGCGAATGCGCCAACAAATCGGGAACGGCACGCCGTGGGCCTACACCGTCCACGACTGCCGGGGCACGGTCGAGCGACTCGCGAAGGGCAACGTGACAATCCGCCAGCGACCGGTCGAGCGCCGGTTCGGGCTGGAAGCAGTCATCGAGGACCTCTACGGCAACCCGCTGCTGCTCGTCGAACCCGACGAGCCAATCGACTGA